From the genome of Oceanococcus atlanticus:
GCCTCCATTTGAATTAGAAGTCGTTGCCACTCCCTATCGCACTGCCATGCGTCCAAAGCAAGCGTCTTGAAGCGATTGAGGAAAGCGCTATCCAGTTGCATCACACTGCGAATCTGCTTGGTACCGAAGCAGGCAACCGGGACTTTGGTACGAACTGTCGTGTAGCGAACAGCGCTCAAAATCTCACGCTGTTTCTTTGGAGGGCCATTAACTGCGTTGTTAAATTCATCGATGATGATTAGCTTGGTGTTGAACTCGCGCAGAAAGCCTAGGGCACGAGCCTTGTTCCGCACCAGAGGCGCTTCCGGGTCATTCGAGATCCCAAGCGCGGTCAAAAGCTCGCTCCAGTACTCGCGAACGCTCGGACCTTCCATTGCAGGGATGAATGCCACAGGTACGATCGGGCATTGAGTGTCGGGGTCCACGTAGGCCTTGTTGCGTCGCTTAACACTCAGGCCGAGTTGTGTTTTCCCGTTGTTGGATGGCCCCACGATTATCCTGCACGGCATTCTCGACACCTGATCCCGCTTGATGATGTCTTCAAGGTCGCGCGTAATCTCGTTGGCACGCGTGTAGGGAATCCATCGTTCCTGACGGAAGAACGCCAGACGCTCCTGGTCACCTGCCGAAACGATCTCGCCCGCTTTGAAGTGCAGGTGAGGGTATTGCGGGTGCGTGCCGTTGGCGTTGGGTTCAGTCACTCAATGTCTCGATTGCACCTAAATCAAGGTCGTCTATGTTGAGGTCATCCAGTAAGCCGTCATCACCTGGTGCGGGTAGAGGCGCGGACGCAGCGTTTGTCCTCAAAGCCTCAGTGCGATCAACCGATTGTGCACGCGCGACCTTTTTCTGCTGCTCTTTGCGAGCCTGTTTGGTCTTCTTCTGCGATCTAGCCTTACGTCGCTCCATGTCCTCCATGGCACGGAATACTGCATCCTCATCATAATCACGAAGGCCCTGCTCCCGGAGACGGCGGTTCGCCTCTTCGATCTCCCACCAAGAGCAATTGGACCTACCTAGATTTGCGAAATGCAACTCGATGTAGTCGCGTTGCTCGTGGTCGTAGAGATAGACTGGGCTCGCCTTTCGGCGATCTAGCCGGATGATGTACCGCCCGTCGTCAGTATGTGGATTGCGCTGCCCCACAAACCTCTCAATTTCTGGACCGTAAAACCGCACGTTCATGATTTGTACGCCGTACTGCTGCACTGTGCGGTATTCAATAGGTAAGAAATCGCACAGCATCCGTTGCGCGTTCTGCGGGACGTCTGGAATACCACGGCCGACCGTGTTCTCGGCTCCAAGCAGAAGCTCCTGGTGAACAGCAAAAGGAACACGACCACCGAGCCCCCTATGACGCTGCTTCTGGTAGATATTCACGATCCAATGAACCAGCAGTTCTTCGATCTCTCTCATCGTAAAGATCGCCCGCTTCTCCGAGTTGTATCGGACCTTCCGGCGATCTGGTGTCTCAATCTTCCCCGGAAACTGAACAAGTTTCCCGTTTGCAGTACCTAGTAGACGCTCAATATGCCCACCCCATTTCGCACGCTTGACAGGCCTCCATGTCAAGTCAATACCATTGAAGTCACATCCTTTCTGAACGGCCTCAGCGCGAAAGTCCGGCCCGTTGTCGCAGTGAATTGAGTCGGGAATACCCCACACCGGCCACTCGCCTTCCACTCCCAGTTCTTC
Proteins encoded in this window:
- a CDS encoding TniB family NTP-binding protein, whose amino-acid sequence is MTEPNANGTHPQYPHLHFKAGEIVSAGDQERLAFFRQERWIPYTRANEITRDLEDIIKRDQVSRMPCRIIVGPSNNGKTQLGLSVKRRNKAYVDPDTQCPIVPVAFIPAMEGPSVREYWSELLTALGISNDPEAPLVRNKARALGFLREFNTKLIIIDEFNNAVNGPPKKQREILSAVRYTTVRTKVPVACFGTKQIRSVMQLDSAFLNRFKTLALDAWQCDREWQRLLIQMEAMIPLPVRSGLASAAFAKALHRAADGCIGEFVELIDAMLSYALREGEQSLCPAMISESGWVPPRERALL
- a CDS encoding Mu transposase C-terminal domain-containing protein; protein product: MSVLSITNGNTYEVSGREVVLQTVINLQRCVVLDPATGELEITKTSKLRAVTKPNEGLTAKRQDVSKYTDEQWSEAKARLELIEPLLNQRRRSRADVEERSEEVNSSPATLYRYLRRYRELGLFGLVDGRTDRTDVTFRLDDRVEQVIADVIGEKYKTVEAPRPAAVIEEVHRRCHVLGLRKPAANTVRDRIDRERGRGTSRVRRERRDEEQFTASPSSLPNNKTNLGIYQIDHTPMDVAIVDDEGREFSGRPYLTMAIDTSDRMVGGVFVSLDPPSVQSVALCVHNAIFPKDQYLEELGVEGEWPVWGIPDSIHCDNGPDFRAEAVQKGCDFNGIDLTWRPVKRAKWGGHIERLLGTANGKLVQFPGKIETPDRRKVRYNSEKRAIFTMREIEELLVHWIVNIYQKQRHRGLGGRVPFAVHQELLLGAENTVGRGIPDVPQNAQRMLCDFLPIEYRTVQQYGVQIMNVRFYGPEIERFVGQRNPHTDDGRYIIRLDRRKASPVYLYDHEQRDYIELHFANLGRSNCSWWEIEEANRRLREQGLRDYDEDAVFRAMEDMERRKARSQKKTKQARKEQQKKVARAQSVDRTEALRTNAASAPLPAPGDDGLLDDLNIDDLDLGAIETLSD